In one window of Branchiostoma lanceolatum isolate klBraLanc5 chromosome 15, klBraLanc5.hap2, whole genome shotgun sequence DNA:
- the LOC136420434 gene encoding N(G),N(G)-dimethylarginine dimethylaminohydrolase 1-like, with the protein MDNIFDFPEFKRAVVREIPNTIDQGLRLDDSKQKIDVEKCRQEWENYVQVLKDLGLEVTVIPADDSCPDCPFVEDCCVVIGDTALITRPAYESRRKERPAIEETMRNLGLKVHVVESETATLEGGDVMFTGKEIFCGDSVRSNTEGFQVLQETFPDFPCHQIKITPPEPHLLGTCGYAAPGVIAVFDGDDGISTWNYISEVAHQKYKPLWLPDQFANNCVYVNGTILHCIKQTRPKSYEVFQKEMSNYNLIAVPAKEVGKADAELTCQSLLF; encoded by the exons ATGGACAACATTTTCGACTTTCCCGAGTTCAAACGCGCCGTGGTTCGGGAGATCCCGAACACCATCGACCAGGGTCTGCGGCTCGATGACTCGAAACAGAAAATCGACGTGGAGAAATGTCGCCAGGAGTGGGAGAACTACGTACAG GTTCTGAAGGACTTGGGTCTGGAGGTGACAGTCATCCCTGCAGACGACTCGTGTCCGGACTGTCCCTTCGTGGAGGACTGCTGTGTGGTGATCGGCGACACCGCCCTCATCACCAGGCCTGCCTACGAGTCTAGGAGAAAAGAG aGGCCGGCCATCGAGGAGACGATGCGGAACCTGGGGCTGAAGGTCCACGTGGTGGAAAGCGAGACCGCCACTCTCGAGGGAGGTGACGTCATGTTCACGG GAAAGGAGATTTTCTGCGGCGACTCCGTCAGGTCCAACACGGAGGGGTTCCAGGTCCTGCAGGAGACGTTCCCGGACTTCCCGTGCCACCAGATCAAGATCACCCCGCCGGAGCCGCACCTGCTGGGGACCTGCGGGTACGCCGCGCCCGGGGTCATAGCCGTGTTCGACGGGGACGACGGCATTTCTACCTGGAAT TACATTAGTGAGGTTGCTCACCAGAAGTACAAGCCGCTATGGCTGCCGGACCAATTTGCCAACAACTGTGTGTACGTCAACGGCACCATCTTACACTGCATAAAACAGACCAGGCCGAAAAGCTACGAG GTCTTTCAAAAGGAAATGTCGAACTACAATCTGATCGCCGTGCCCGCAAAGGAGGTCGGGAAGGCTGATGCAGAGCTGACATGCCAGTCTCTACTCTTCTGA